In Lacibacter sp. H375, one DNA window encodes the following:
- a CDS encoding ligand-binding sensor domain-containing protein, giving the protein MKNLLLFFLFPLTSLGQNTIGLPDVINYSKQSYAAGLQNWDIKQDKNGIIYIANNEGLLSFDGRYWTLFPLPNRTIVRSVEIGTDNKIYVGGQDELGYFAPAANGRLIYYPLNEFIPERDKSFGDVWDIVAYKKDVFFRTSTKIFKFSNQAVATFRAVSEWSYMGVCNDRLFAHDFVNGLLQFENNVMSTIPVTGGPLPNDPVTGILPAGKDSILITTLKNGIFHFTGNTLSKLVSPNNSLFQSERIYSTTPINKEWMALATNNSGVYIIDLKGNIIQTFSKTEGLQNNNVLSIFLDNQRNLWLGLDNGVDFIAYNSAIKHITPFGQDGSGYTAIIYNNRLYTGTSNGLFSVGLQQMSDLSFSKGSFQPVNNTKGQTWGMAEINNRLLLGHHEGAFLIKDNTAVPFSNDAGFWNFVPLSSTFPAQKIVSGTYKNLQFFNFNNGQFTSAGAVPSFTESSRFVTIDENDHIWISHPYHGVYELVQSGDGKYSITTYTNQHGLPSILNNHVYKVKNEVVVATEKGVYVFDQKSKKFAPSAFYQKIIGNQSVRYLKEDATGNVWFIHEKTLGVIDLSGKEPAVIYLPELNTKMLSGFEFLYAVNEQNIFLGGEKGFYHINYEKYKQTATNLQVQIRAVRIINQTDSLLFGGYFKAINEKQLQEKTDVHSVANSWKTIRFDFASPLFGLQSNLEYSFRLNGFDNNWSEWSKRTEKEYTNLPAGSYSFEVKVRNNLGNESEAAVYAFEMLPPWYQTVWAYLFYLLLFGAGVYALFKWQQKKFKEQQAKHDEEQKRLQYIYELERSKTESELVTLRNEKLEVEINFKNSELASSAMHLVKKGELLTKIKAELAHVMKVSDNPQAVSELKKMMKSLGEDDNMDKEWENFTKHFDKVHSDFIVSLKETHPSITSNEIKLCAYLRMNLSTKEIAQLMNISVRGVEISRYRLRKKLGIGTETNLFDYLIQLHKED; this is encoded by the coding sequence ATGAAGAATTTGCTTCTCTTCTTTCTTTTTCCTTTAACAAGCTTGGGCCAAAACACAATTGGCCTGCCTGATGTAATCAATTACTCCAAACAATCGTATGCTGCAGGGTTGCAGAACTGGGATATTAAGCAGGACAAGAATGGCATCATCTATATAGCCAACAATGAAGGTTTATTAAGTTTTGATGGCAGGTATTGGACGCTTTTCCCACTACCCAATCGCACCATAGTACGGTCAGTAGAGATCGGTACCGATAATAAAATATACGTAGGCGGGCAAGACGAGCTTGGGTATTTTGCCCCCGCAGCCAATGGACGGTTGATCTATTATCCGCTAAATGAGTTTATCCCCGAAAGAGACAAATCCTTTGGCGATGTGTGGGATATTGTTGCTTACAAAAAGGATGTGTTCTTCCGTACATCTACCAAAATCTTCAAGTTCAGCAACCAGGCCGTCGCAACATTTAGGGCTGTTTCTGAATGGTCGTATATGGGTGTTTGCAACGACCGGCTCTTTGCACACGATTTTGTAAATGGTTTGCTCCAGTTTGAGAATAATGTAATGTCAACCATACCAGTAACCGGTGGCCCGTTGCCGAATGATCCCGTTACAGGTATTCTTCCTGCCGGTAAAGACAGCATTTTGATCACCACTCTTAAGAATGGCATCTTTCATTTTACCGGCAATACTCTCTCTAAACTTGTTTCGCCTAATAACAGCCTGTTTCAAAGTGAACGGATCTATTCAACTACTCCTATTAATAAGGAGTGGATGGCATTGGCTACAAACAACAGTGGCGTTTACATCATTGATCTGAAAGGGAACATTATTCAAACCTTTTCGAAAACCGAAGGATTACAGAATAACAATGTCCTCAGCATATTTCTCGACAACCAACGCAATCTCTGGCTGGGGCTTGATAATGGTGTGGATTTTATTGCGTACAACAGCGCCATTAAACATATTACTCCATTCGGACAGGATGGCTCGGGCTATACCGCTATCATTTATAATAACAGGCTTTACACTGGCACATCAAATGGATTATTTAGTGTTGGTCTGCAACAAATGAGTGATCTCAGTTTCAGTAAAGGAAGTTTTCAACCGGTAAATAATACTAAGGGGCAAACCTGGGGTATGGCAGAGATTAACAACCGACTCTTGCTCGGTCATCATGAAGGTGCATTCCTCATCAAGGATAATACAGCCGTTCCTTTTTCAAACGATGCAGGGTTTTGGAATTTCGTTCCGCTTTCTTCCACTTTTCCGGCGCAGAAAATTGTTTCAGGTACATATAAGAATCTTCAGTTCTTCAATTTCAACAACGGTCAGTTTACTTCAGCGGGAGCAGTACCAAGTTTTACCGAATCGTCAAGGTTTGTGACAATCGATGAAAATGATCATATCTGGATATCGCATCCTTACCATGGTGTGTATGAGCTTGTTCAATCAGGAGATGGGAAGTATAGCATAACCACTTATACCAATCAACATGGTCTGCCTTCTATTCTGAATAATCATGTTTATAAAGTAAAGAATGAAGTTGTTGTTGCAACTGAGAAGGGTGTATATGTGTTTGATCAAAAATCAAAAAAGTTTGCGCCTTCTGCTTTTTATCAAAAGATAATCGGTAATCAAAGTGTGCGTTACCTGAAAGAAGATGCTACCGGCAATGTTTGGTTCATACACGAAAAAACGTTAGGCGTAATTGATTTGTCCGGAAAAGAACCTGCTGTAATTTATTTACCTGAGCTGAACACAAAAATGTTAAGTGGCTTTGAATTTTTGTATGCAGTGAATGAACAAAATATTTTTCTTGGTGGTGAAAAAGGATTTTATCATATCAATTATGAGAAGTATAAACAAACAGCCACCAACCTGCAAGTGCAGATACGTGCTGTAAGGATTATCAACCAAACCGATAGTCTTTTGTTTGGCGGCTACTTCAAAGCTATAAATGAAAAACAGTTGCAGGAAAAAACTGATGTGCATAGCGTAGCCAACAGTTGGAAAACGATCCGTTTCGATTTTGCTTCACCATTGTTTGGTTTGCAATCAAATCTAGAATACAGTTTTCGCTTGAATGGTTTTGATAACAACTGGAGCGAATGGAGTAAGCGTACAGAAAAAGAATACACCAACCTGCCTGCAGGCAGCTATAGCTTTGAAGTAAAAGTGCGGAATAATCTTGGCAACGAATCGGAAGCCGCTGTATATGCGTTTGAGATGCTGCCGCCCTGGTATCAAACAGTGTGGGCCTATCTTTTTTACTTGCTTTTATTTGGTGCAGGTGTGTATGCATTGTTTAAATGGCAACAGAAAAAGTTTAAGGAACAACAAGCCAAACATGATGAAGAACAAAAACGTTTACAATATATCTACGAACTGGAGCGGAGTAAAACAGAAAGTGAATTAGTAACGTTGCGCAATGAAAAACTGGAAGTAGAGATCAACTTTAAAAACTCTGAGCTTGCCTCTTCTGCCATGCACCTTGTAAAGAAAGGTGAACTACTCACTAAGATAAAAGCAGAGTTGGCGCATGTGATGAAAGTATCAGACAACCCACAAGCTGTTAGTGAATTGAAGAAGATGATGAAATCATTAGGTGAAGATGATAACATGGATAAAGAATGGGAAAACTTCACCAAGCACTTTGATAAAGTACACAGTGATTTTATTGTAAGCTTAAAAGAAACACATCCATCCATTACCAGCAATGAAATAAAACTATGCGCTTACCTGCGCATGAATTTAAGCACCAAAGAAATTGCACAGCTGATGAATATTTCTGTACGTGGTGTAGAGATCAGCCGTTACCGTTTACGCAAGAAACTAGGCATAGGTACCGAAACAAACCTGTTTGATTATTTGATTCAATTGCATAAAGAGGATTAG